The proteins below are encoded in one region of Rhododendron vialii isolate Sample 1 chromosome 7a, ASM3025357v1:
- the LOC131334786 gene encoding protein THYLAKOID ASSEMBLY 8-like, chloroplastic, whose protein sequence is MSFLRAICRSKTPLPAPSIVLHDLLRIPTTTIKDSSPSSSSTPQFTNSPSFTSGISFCHFHDGRPRGPLWRGKKMIGKEALFAISGLKRYKDDEEKLEKFIKTHVSRLLKMDMIAVLVELERQDEVTLALKIFRMIQKEDWYKPDKFLYKDLIMALAKCKKMDDAMQLWETMRKEDLFPDSQTYTEVIRGFLRCGSPADAMNIYEDMKQSPDPPEELPFRILLKGLLPHPLLRNRVKQDFEEIFPDSSSYDPPEEIFGLR, encoded by the exons aTGTCATTTCTCAGAGCCATTTGCAGGTCGAAAACCCCATTACCTGCTCCCTCAATCGTCCTCCATGACTTACTCAGAATACCCACAACCACAATCAAAgactcttctccttcctcttcttcaaCACCACAATTTACAAATTCACCCTCCTTCACGAGCGGTATCAGCTTCTGCCACTTCCACGACGGGAGGCCCAGAGGGCCCCTGTGGAGGGGCAAGAAAATGATCGGCAAAGAAGCCCTTTTCGCGATATCGGGTTTGAAGAGATACAAGGATGATGAAGAGAAGCTTGAAAAATTCATCAAAACCCACGTCTCTAGGCTCTTGAAAATGGATATGATTGCTGTGCTTGTTGAACTAGAACGCCAAGATGAGGTCACTTTAGCCCTCAAG ATCTTCAGGATGATTCAAAAAGAAGACTGGTATAAGCCCGATAAATTCCTCTATAAGGACCTAATTATGGCATTAGCAAAATGTAAGAAAATGGATGATGCCATGCAATTGTGGGAAACCATGAGAAAGGAGGATCTATTTCCTGATTCTCAAACATACACTGAAGTAATTCGGGGCTTCTTGAGGTGTGGGTCTCCTGCAGATGCCATGAACATTTATGAGGACATGAAGCAATCTCCGGATCCACCGGAGGAGTTGCCATTTAGGATATTGTTGAAGGGACTTCTGCCACATCCGCTCTTGAGAAACAGAGTAAAGCAAGATTTTGAGGAAATTTTTCCTGACAGCAGTTCTTATGATCCTCCAGAAGAGATATTTGGGTTACGATAA
- the LOC131334783 gene encoding uncharacterized protein LOC131334783 → MYLATDTPKIEEDKPETRRIVEMMALKLHEIGKQLPSSEDVQNEAEKSLQQSNRQRTTRNAELLLRCGKGKQFDLVNFQKAPEKSLKQSTGERVSDGDSVHEKPKPSNRDEGAIELKLKATKRKLHERYEQAQNARKKIQVVEFIDLPQKATSCAKTHRAKEHMRIQRAYMGCFKR, encoded by the exons ATGTATCTCGCTACTGATACTCCCAAGATTGAAGAGGACAAACCAGAGACAAGAAGGATCGTAGAGATGATGGCGTTGAAACTTCACGAAATAGGAAAGCAATTGCCAAGTAGCGAAGATGTTCAAAACGAAGCGGAGAAATCACTACAGCAAAGCAACAGACAACGGACAACAAGAAACGCAGAGTTGCTATTAAGATGCGGCAAAGGGAAGCAATTCGACCTTGTAAATTTTCAAAAGGCACCAGAAAAGTCACTGAAGCAAAGCACAGGGGAAAGAGTCAGTGATGGAGACTCGGTTCACGAGAAG CCAAAACCATCAAACAGAGATGAAGGAGCAATTGAGTTGAAATTGAAAGCCACTAAGAGGAAGCTGCATGAACGATATGAGCAAGCCCAGAATG CTCGGAAGAAGATCCAAGTGGTGGAGTTCATAGATCTTCCCCAAAAAGCAACTTCCTGTGCTAAGACTCATAGGGCCAAAGAGCATATGAGGATCCAGAGAGCATACATGGGATGTTTCAAGCGATAA
- the LOC131334785 gene encoding uncharacterized protein LOC131334785 produces the protein MVKAKKKELLSSAPWRGEDNVEEDKFKDAKVSVTSQPGSTPTMHYNMPSDKPFSDGDDYRFTIDPEFRYSFQRNYQFLQKVFSFDTVVKPLPPAMGYNITRNWNFFTRIFTQFFDPDGIANAQKSIGLGPQEERTPPAR, from the exons ATGGTAAAGGCGAAGAAGAAAGAGCTGTTGTCGTCGGCGCCATGGAGAGGCGAAGATAACGTCGAAGAAGATAAGTTCAAAGACGCAAAGGTGAGTGTGACCAGCCAGCCAGGCTCCACTCCCACTATGCACTACAACATGCCCTCCGACAAACCCTTCTCCGACGGCGACGATTATCGCTTCACGATCGATCCCGAATTCCGCTACAGCTTCCAGCGTAACtaccag TTTCTTCAAAAGGTATTCAGCTTTGACACTGTTGTGAAGCCTCTTCCTCCTGCAATGGGGTACAATATTACCCGCAACTGGAACTTCTTCACTCGTATCTTCACACAGTTTTTTG ATCCAGATGGTATCGCAAATGCACAGAAATCTATTGGACTGGGACCACAAGAAGAGCGAACCCCCCCAGCCCGTTAA
- the LOC131334790 gene encoding peptidyl-prolyl cis-trans isomerase CYP22, translated as MASGGGSTAAAAAAAPVVEWHQRPPNPKNPIVFFDVTMGGIPAGRIKMELFADIVPKTAENFRQFCTGEYRKAGLPVGYKGCQFHRVIKDFMIQAGDFLKGDGSGCVSIYGSNFEDENFIAKHTGPGLLSMANSGPNTNGSQFFLTCAKCDWLDNKHVVFGRVLGDGLLVLRKIEMVPVGPNNRPKMACVIAECGEM; from the exons ATGGCGTCCGGAGGAGGGAgtacagcagcagcagcagcagcagcaccaGTGGTGGAGTGGCACCAGAGGCCTCCAAACCCTAAGAACCCAATCGTGTTCTTCGACGTAACAATGGGCGGTATTCCCGCTGGTCGTATCAAGATGGAGCTCTTCGCCGACATCGTCCCCAAAACCGCCGAAAATTTCAG GCAGTTCTGCACAGGCGAGTACAG GAAGGCAGGATTACCTGTTGGTTACAAGGGATGCCAGTTCCATAGGGTGATTAAGGATTTCATGATTCAAGCTGGTGATTTTTTGAAg GGTGATGGCAGTGGATGTGTATCTATTTATGGAAGTAACTTTGAGGATGAAAATTTTATCGCTAAGCATACTGGTCCTGGTTTATTATCAATG GCAAATAGTGGACCAAATACTAACGGATCCCAG TTTTTTCTCACATGTGCGAAGTGCGACTGGCTTGACAACAAGCATGTTGTCTTCGGG AGAGTGCTTGGAGATGGACTTCTGGTTCTCAGGAAGATTGAAATGGTGCCAGTCGGTCCCAACAACCGGCCTAAAATGGCTTGCGTTATTGCTGAATGTGGAGAGATGTAA
- the LOC131334784 gene encoding sigma factor binding protein 1, chloroplastic-like, whose product MEPPRSVHDMKNSRKRKGRRESVKVVYISSPVKVKTSASRFRALVQELTGRDSDVSRYVEANNGSYYHDDHSQGGVVDRGISNSVSDRVSDSTTSSDSYLELEPSFDDLLMNSNGQGGFLGMFPSSNLICDQGFEFKYGILGEYGAV is encoded by the coding sequence ATGGAGCCACCCAGAAGCGTTCATGACATGAAGAACTCTAGAAAGAgaaaagggaggagagagagtgttaaGGTCGTGTACATATCAAGCCCGGTGAAGGTGAAGACCAGCGCCTCGAGATTCAGGGCCCTGGTGCAGGAGCTCACCGGGCGCGACTCCGACGTGTCCCGGTACGTGGAAGCCAATAACGGTTCTTATTACCATGATGATCATTCGCAAGGAGGAGTTGTCGACAGAGGAATATCGAATTCCGTCAGCGATCGCGTGTCGGATTCGACGACGAGCTCGGATTCTTACTTGGAGTTGGAACCGTCGTTTGATGATTTGTTGATGAACTCCAATGGCCAAGGGGGGTTTCTTGGGATGTTTCCGTCATCTAATCTGATATGTGATCAGGGTTTTGAGTTTAAATATGGTATTCTTGGAGAGTATGGTGCAGTGTAA